From a region of the Buteo buteo chromosome 7, bButBut1.hap1.1, whole genome shotgun sequence genome:
- the TPST1 gene encoding protein-tyrosine sulfotransferase 1 isoform X1, with amino-acid sequence MVGKLKQNLLLACLVISSVTVFYLGQHAMECHHRIEERSQPVRMENVRSTVRTASSVNANKTFAYNKDMPLIFIGGVPRSGTTLMRAMLDAHPDIRCGEETRVIPRILAVKQMWARSSKEKIRLDEAGVTDEVLDSAMQAFLLEIIVKHGEPAPYLCNKDPFALKSLTYLARIFPNAKFLLMVRDGRASVHSMISRKVTIAGFDLNSYRDCLTKWNRAIETMYNQCMEVGFERCMLVHYEQLVLHPERWMRTLLKFLRIPWNQAVLHHEEMIGKAGGVSLSKVERSTDQVIKPVNVEALSKWVGKIPADVLQDMPVIAPMLAKLGYDPYANPPNYGKPDQKVVENTRRVYKGEFQLPDFLKEVPQPKKTVERKSRGKIK; translated from the exons ATGGTTGGAAAACTCAAACAGAACTTGCTATTGGCATGTCTGGTGATCAGTTCAGTGACAGTGTTTTATTTGGGCCAACACGCTATGGAGTGTCACCATCGAATAGAAGAACGCAGCCAGCCTGTGAGGATGGAAAATGTGAGAAGCACAGTAAGAACTGCTTCCAGtgtaaatgcaaacaaaaccttTGCTTACAACAAAGACATGCCTTTAATATTTATTGGAGGAGTACCTCGAAGTGGCACTACCTTAATGCGTGCCATGCTTGATGCCCATCCAGATATTCGATGTGGAGAAGAGACAAGGGTAATCCCACGAATTCTGGCGGTTAAGCAGATGTGGGCTAGATCAAGCAAAGAGAAGATCCGACTGGATGAAGCTGGAGTCACAGATGAGGTTCTGGACTCAGCCATGCAAGCGTTTTTATTGGAAATCATTGTGAAGCATGGGGAGCCTGCTCCATATTTGTGTAACAAAGatccttttgctttaaaatcctTAACTTATCTTGCTAGAATTTTCCCCAATGCCAAATTTCTTCTAATGGTACGGGATGGTCGTGCATCTGTGCATTCCATGATATCTAGAAAAGTCACAATAGCTGGATTTGACCTTAACAGCTACAGGGACTGCTTGACCAAGTGGAATCGTGCTATAGAAACTATGTATAACCAGTGTATGGAGGTTGGTTTTGAAAGGTGTATGCTGGTACATTACGAACAACTCGTATTGCATCCTGAAAGATGGATGAGAACTCTCTTAAAGTTTCTTCGCATCCCATGGAACCAAGCAGTGCTGCACCATGAAGAAATGATTGGAAAAGCAGGGGGTGTTTCTCTTTCAAA GGTTGAAAGATCTACTGACCAAGTAATCAAGCCAGTCAATGTGGAAGCACTGTCAAAGTGGGTTGGGAAGATACCTGCTGATGTTTTGCAAGATATGCCTGTGATTGCACCCATGCTAGCAAAACTGGGCTATGATCCATATGCCAATCCACCAAATTATGGAAAGCCAGATCAAAAAGTTGTGGAAAACACAAGGAGG gtcTACAAAGGTGAATTTCAGCTTCCTGACTTTCTTAAAGAAGTGCCACAG CCAAAGAAGACAGTAGAAAGGAAGTCTCGTGGCAAGATAAAATGA
- the TPST1 gene encoding protein-tyrosine sulfotransferase 1 isoform X2, with product MVGKLKQNLLLACLVISSVTVFYLGQHAMECHHRIEERSQPVRMENVRSTVRTASSVNANKTFAYNKDMPLIFIGGVPRSGTTLMRAMLDAHPDIRCGEETRVIPRILAVKQMWARSSKEKIRLDEAGVTDEVLDSAMQAFLLEIIVKHGEPAPYLCNKDPFALKSLTYLARIFPNAKFLLMVRDGRASVHSMISRKVTIAGFDLNSYRDCLTKWNRAIETMYNQCMEVGFERCMLVHYEQLVLHPERWMRTLLKFLRIPWNQAVLHHEEMIGKAGGVSLSKVERSTDQVIKPVNVEALSKWVGKIPADVLQDMPVIAPMLAKLGYDPYANPPNYGKPDQKVVENTRRVYKGEFQLPDFLKEVPQTEPME from the exons ATGGTTGGAAAACTCAAACAGAACTTGCTATTGGCATGTCTGGTGATCAGTTCAGTGACAGTGTTTTATTTGGGCCAACACGCTATGGAGTGTCACCATCGAATAGAAGAACGCAGCCAGCCTGTGAGGATGGAAAATGTGAGAAGCACAGTAAGAACTGCTTCCAGtgtaaatgcaaacaaaaccttTGCTTACAACAAAGACATGCCTTTAATATTTATTGGAGGAGTACCTCGAAGTGGCACTACCTTAATGCGTGCCATGCTTGATGCCCATCCAGATATTCGATGTGGAGAAGAGACAAGGGTAATCCCACGAATTCTGGCGGTTAAGCAGATGTGGGCTAGATCAAGCAAAGAGAAGATCCGACTGGATGAAGCTGGAGTCACAGATGAGGTTCTGGACTCAGCCATGCAAGCGTTTTTATTGGAAATCATTGTGAAGCATGGGGAGCCTGCTCCATATTTGTGTAACAAAGatccttttgctttaaaatcctTAACTTATCTTGCTAGAATTTTCCCCAATGCCAAATTTCTTCTAATGGTACGGGATGGTCGTGCATCTGTGCATTCCATGATATCTAGAAAAGTCACAATAGCTGGATTTGACCTTAACAGCTACAGGGACTGCTTGACCAAGTGGAATCGTGCTATAGAAACTATGTATAACCAGTGTATGGAGGTTGGTTTTGAAAGGTGTATGCTGGTACATTACGAACAACTCGTATTGCATCCTGAAAGATGGATGAGAACTCTCTTAAAGTTTCTTCGCATCCCATGGAACCAAGCAGTGCTGCACCATGAAGAAATGATTGGAAAAGCAGGGGGTGTTTCTCTTTCAAA GGTTGAAAGATCTACTGACCAAGTAATCAAGCCAGTCAATGTGGAAGCACTGTCAAAGTGGGTTGGGAAGATACCTGCTGATGTTTTGCAAGATATGCCTGTGATTGCACCCATGCTAGCAAAACTGGGCTATGATCCATATGCCAATCCACCAAATTATGGAAAGCCAGATCAAAAAGTTGTGGAAAACACAAGGAGG gtcTACAAAGGTGAATTTCAGCTTCCTGACTTTCTTAAAGAAGTGCCACAG ACTGAACCTATGGAATAG